The following are encoded together in the Acidobacteriota bacterium genome:
- a CDS encoding response regulator, with protein MYTHTLLIVDDSITVEQEIRAALADEPIQVSVAANGHRALDQIEATRPDVVLASTAAQGVNGYGLAHYVSQRPYLSKVAVLLVTATVSPADTHRMKQSGARGFICHPIEPGIVIARVKEVLMLSAPDLGQPDVLGQLVTAFDAIDASMTSQVFGGKANPNELAITPEALARIVNDAVTQAIAAYEKERNLAAAPGRDEAIGRGQAPRVAPPTPGRLAREQLQRDMGLDDIGFEPAPPAETVDYAALTAEMGVDDFAFEEHDSTRPVEAGEPRKVVQNPFAAPRLVLPDPGPPAEVSDASGTSVLEPLRDAVVLLGTALADQANRLRSALAERGRRGPDERVAAVPARQPTPPPVQAPAPVAPVPVPAEPVPAQPPPPHQPPRPSLERLAAMTPEEAAKSVFFTFDPIPPVPPPIPREPHEP; from the coding sequence ATGTACACGCATACGCTGTTGATCGTCGACGACAGCATCACGGTTGAGCAAGAGATTCGGGCGGCGCTTGCCGACGAGCCGATCCAGGTGAGCGTGGCGGCCAACGGCCATCGGGCGCTGGACCAAATCGAAGCGACTCGCCCGGACGTCGTCCTGGCGAGCACGGCCGCGCAGGGCGTGAACGGGTATGGCCTGGCGCACTATGTCTCGCAACGGCCGTATCTAAGCAAGGTGGCGGTGTTGTTGGTGACGGCAACCGTCAGTCCCGCCGACACCCACCGGATGAAACAATCTGGTGCCAGGGGATTCATTTGCCATCCGATCGAGCCGGGTATCGTCATCGCGAGGGTGAAGGAAGTGTTGATGCTCTCGGCGCCCGACCTCGGCCAACCCGACGTGCTCGGGCAGCTGGTCACGGCCTTCGACGCCATCGATGCGTCCATGACCAGCCAGGTGTTCGGCGGAAAGGCGAACCCCAACGAACTCGCCATCACGCCAGAAGCGCTGGCGCGAATCGTCAACGACGCTGTCACACAGGCCATTGCGGCGTACGAAAAAGAACGCAACCTGGCAGCGGCGCCCGGTCGCGATGAGGCGATCGGGCGCGGCCAGGCGCCGCGCGTTGCGCCGCCGACGCCAGGGCGATTGGCACGAGAGCAGTTACAACGCGACATGGGCCTGGATGACATCGGGTTCGAGCCGGCGCCGCCTGCCGAGACGGTCGATTACGCTGCCCTGACGGCGGAAATGGGCGTGGACGATTTCGCGTTCGAGGAACACGACAGCACGCGCCCAGTCGAGGCCGGCGAGCCCCGCAAAGTGGTTCAGAACCCATTCGCGGCGCCGCGCTTAGTGCTGCCCGACCCGGGCCCACCCGCCGAGGTGTCGGACGCAAGCGGAACGAGCGTACTGGAGCCGTTGCGGGATGCGGTCGTGTTGCTGGGGACGGCCTTGGCTGATCAGGCGAACCGTTTGCGATCGGCCCTCGCCGAGCGCGGACGCCGCGGCCCAGATGAACGCGTCGCAGCCGTCCCGGCGAGGCAGCCGACGCCTCCGCCGGTCCAGGCGCCCGCGCCCGTGGCGCCGGTTCCCGTGCCGGCAGAGCCGGTTCCCGCGCAGCCGCCTCCCCCGCATCAGCCGCCGCGCCCGTCATTGGAACGGTTGGCGGCCATGACGCCAGAAGAGGCCGCGAAGTCGGTCTTCTTCACCTTCGATCCGATCCCGCCCGTCCCGCCACCGATTCCCCGCGAGCCGCACGAACCCTGA
- a CDS encoding metal-dependent hydrolase has protein sequence MQNLAITWLGHSSFRVRTPGGKELLFDPWYTGNPVFPESARPTKADLILVSHGHFDHFTDVAAMAKLTGAPVVANWEIYRHLEAKGLKNFEPMNKGGTITVQGLRITMTDARHSSSFEDNGVHYLGEATGFVVKLENGQTIYFAGDTALFGDMKLIAELYKPDIAFLPIGDRFTMGPDTAAIAAKWLGVKQVVPMHCGTFPMLSGTPEQLEQHLAGSGIEVLKLKPGETAQ, from the coding sequence ATGCAGAATCTGGCAATTACCTGGTTGGGTCACTCCTCGTTTCGTGTCCGGACGCCGGGCGGAAAAGAGCTGCTCTTCGATCCCTGGTACACCGGCAACCCGGTCTTTCCCGAGTCGGCGCGGCCGACCAAGGCCGACCTGATCCTGGTCTCGCATGGCCACTTCGACCACTTCACCGATGTCGCGGCCATGGCCAAGTTGACCGGCGCGCCGGTCGTCGCCAATTGGGAGATCTACCGCCACCTCGAAGCCAAGGGCCTGAAGAATTTCGAACCCATGAACAAGGGCGGCACGATCACCGTGCAGGGCCTGCGCATCACCATGACCGATGCCCGCCACAGCAGCAGCTTCGAGGACAACGGCGTGCACTACCTGGGCGAAGCCACGGGGTTCGTGGTGAAGCTCGAGAACGGCCAGACGATTTACTTCGCCGGGGATACCGCGCTGTTCGGCGACATGAAGCTGATCGCCGAGCTGTACAAGCCGGACATTGCGTTCCTGCCCATTGGCGATCGTTTCACGATGGGCCCCGACACCGCCGCGATCGCGGCCAAGTGGCTGGGCGTGAAGCAGGTGGTGCCTATGCACTGCGGCACGTTTCCGATGCTGAGCGGGACGCCGGAACAGCTCGAGCAGCACCTGGCCGGTTCGGGGATTGAAGTGCTGAAGCTGAAGCCCGGCGAGACCGCCCAGTAA
- the lipA gene encoding lipoyl synthase, whose product MKPREPKPEWLKVRAPGSENYLRLRGIMRDLKLNTVCEDAHCPNIGECWHHGTATFMILGDVCTRACTYCAVAHGRPATLDIDEPRRVGEAVEKMALKYAVITSVDRDDQPDGGAGIFAETIREIKARLPECRVEVLIPDFKGDAGPLETVLDAKPDVLNHNTETVPRLYRAVRSGGKYARTLELLARARNYAPGIPTKTGMMMGLGEEQDEVVQVFKDLRDVGVSILTLGQYLRPSTEHAVMTRYYTPDEFRELKRMAMDLGFAHVEAGPLVRSSYHAHEQADAATAALAR is encoded by the coding sequence GTGAAACCCCGCGAGCCCAAGCCGGAGTGGCTCAAGGTCCGCGCCCCGGGGTCTGAGAACTACCTGCGCCTGCGCGGCATCATGCGCGATCTCAAGCTGAACACCGTTTGCGAGGACGCGCACTGCCCCAACATCGGCGAGTGCTGGCATCACGGCACGGCGACCTTCATGATCCTGGGCGACGTCTGCACGCGCGCCTGCACCTACTGCGCGGTGGCGCACGGCCGGCCCGCGACGCTCGACATTGATGAACCGCGGCGGGTCGGTGAAGCGGTTGAGAAGATGGCGCTGAAATACGCCGTCATCACCTCCGTCGATCGCGACGATCAGCCTGATGGCGGCGCCGGCATCTTCGCTGAGACCATTCGCGAGATCAAGGCGCGCCTGCCCGAGTGCCGCGTCGAAGTGCTGATCCCCGACTTCAAGGGCGACGCCGGTCCGCTGGAGACCGTGCTGGACGCGAAGCCTGACGTGCTGAACCACAACACGGAAACGGTGCCGCGGCTGTATCGCGCCGTCCGCTCAGGCGGCAAGTACGCGCGCACGCTGGAACTGCTCGCCCGCGCGCGTAACTACGCGCCGGGGATCCCGACCAAGACCGGCATGATGATGGGGCTCGGCGAGGAGCAGGACGAAGTCGTGCAGGTGTTCAAGGACTTGCGCGACGTGGGCGTGTCGATCCTGACGCTGGGCCAGTACCTGCGCCCGTCAACCGAACACGCGGTGATGACGCGCTATTACACCCCCGACGAGTTCCGCGAGTTGAAGCGCATGGCCATGGACCTTGGCTTCGCCCACGTCGAAGCCGGCCCGTTGGTGCGCAGTTCCTACCACGCACACGAACAGGCAGATGCGGCTACGGCGGCTCTCGCCCGCTAG
- a CDS encoding ankyrin repeat domain-containing protein, with protein MTLVTVRRAAALAAATAMLAVTVMASGDSTVAEAAKSGDAAAVKALLKAGVDVNAAQGDGMTALHWAATNGDAAMTQMLLSAGANVRATTRLGGITALHLATQGGQAQVAAALIAAGADANLATATGATPLMLAARSGNTETATRLVEVGADINAKENTYGQTALMVAAGLDRADVVRLLLARGADWKTASKVADLKALTAPAEGEGRGPAAVAGRVDVPGVTRGYRYNELIGAQGGLTALHFAVRQGSANAVRALVEGGVDLNTPSPGDQATPLLVALINGHFDIAASLVDKGADPNLPSDAGVSPLYATLNVQWAPIAAYPQPRAHLQQSRSYLDVMKLLLDKGADPNARVRRKVWYSGYNFDQSGVDEAGATPFWRAAYAADVAAMKLLVAHGADPFIPTIKLFSRRGPEDPAAGTDKSGLPVLPIGAPGASALLAAAGPGYSTGFAGNSHHTAPGGMLPAVKYLVEDLAFDVNDVDQAGNTVVHNAAARGDTEMVRYLASKGADVKRHNRAGQTTIDVANGPVQRTQPYPDTIKLLESLGAVNNHKCVTC; from the coding sequence GTGACTCTCGTGACCGTGCGGAGGGCGGCGGCTTTAGCCGCCGCCACGGCGATGCTCGCAGTGACGGTAATGGCCAGCGGCGACAGCACGGTTGCGGAGGCGGCCAAATCCGGCGACGCCGCCGCCGTCAAAGCCCTTCTCAAAGCCGGCGTGGACGTCAACGCCGCGCAAGGCGACGGCATGACGGCGCTGCACTGGGCCGCCACCAACGGCGACGCGGCCATGACCCAGATGCTGCTGTCGGCCGGCGCCAACGTGCGCGCGACCACCCGGCTTGGCGGCATCACCGCGCTGCACCTGGCCACGCAGGGCGGCCAGGCGCAGGTGGCCGCGGCCCTGATTGCCGCCGGCGCCGACGCCAACTTGGCCACCGCCACCGGCGCCACGCCGCTGATGCTGGCCGCCCGATCCGGCAACACCGAAACGGCCACGCGGCTGGTCGAGGTGGGCGCCGACATCAACGCCAAAGAGAACACCTACGGCCAGACCGCGCTCATGGTTGCCGCCGGCCTCGATCGCGCGGACGTCGTCCGGCTGCTGCTGGCGAGGGGCGCTGACTGGAAGACGGCGTCGAAAGTGGCGGACCTGAAGGCGCTGACCGCGCCGGCCGAGGGCGAGGGCCGTGGCCCGGCGGCGGTGGCGGGACGGGTTGATGTGCCCGGCGTGACCCGTGGCTATCGATACAACGAACTGATCGGTGCCCAAGGTGGCCTCACAGCACTGCACTTCGCCGTTCGGCAGGGGAGCGCCAACGCGGTTCGGGCACTCGTGGAAGGCGGCGTCGACCTCAACACCCCCAGCCCCGGCGACCAGGCCACACCGCTCCTGGTGGCGCTGATCAATGGTCACTTCGATATCGCCGCGTCGCTCGTTGATAAGGGCGCCGACCCAAACCTTCCGAGCGATGCCGGCGTGTCGCCGCTCTACGCCACGCTGAACGTGCAGTGGGCGCCGATTGCCGCGTACCCGCAACCGCGGGCGCACCTCCAGCAGTCGCGGTCGTATCTCGACGTGATGAAGTTGTTGCTCGACAAGGGCGCCGACCCGAATGCGCGCGTGCGCCGCAAGGTGTGGTACTCGGGCTACAACTTCGACCAGTCAGGTGTCGATGAAGCCGGCGCGACCCCGTTCTGGCGCGCTGCTTACGCCGCCGACGTGGCGGCCATGAAGCTGCTGGTCGCGCACGGCGCCGATCCGTTCATCCCCACCATCAAGCTGTTCTCGCGGCGCGGACCGGAAGACCCGGCCGCGGGCACCGACAAGTCGGGCTTGCCCGTGCTGCCGATTGGCGCTCCCGGCGCCTCGGCGCTGCTGGCGGCTGCCGGCCCCGGCTACTCGACCGGCTTCGCGGGCAACTCCCACCACACCGCGCCGGGCGGCATGCTGCCGGCGGTGAAGTATCTCGTGGAGGACCTGGCGTTTGACGTGAACGACGTTGACCAGGCCGGCAACACCGTCGTCCACAACGCCGCCGCGCGCGGCGACACCGAGATGGTGCGCTACCTGGCGTCAAAGGGCGCGGACGTGAAGCGCCACAATCGCGCCGGCCAGACGACCATTGATGTCGCGAACGGTCCGGTGCAGCGCACGCAGCCGTATCCAGACACCATCAAGCTCCTCGAGAGCTTAGGTGCCGTCAATAATCACAAATGCGTTACTTGCTAG
- a CDS encoding DUF1552 domain-containing protein produces MFITRQHLSRRAVLKGMGVTVALPFLDAMTPAGTLFAQAAKRPVRLIAMEMVHGAAGSTTYGIKQNMWAPAQVGSAFDLSPTAMKSLEPYRDYLTIVSNTDARNAEAFSAPEIGADHFRTAAVFLTQAKPKQTQGSDVFAGTSFDQIYAQTSGQATPIPSMQLCIENVDQAGGCSYNYSCVYTDTISWASPTDPLPMIRDPRAVFDQLFGVGATPEARRARRKDDQSILDWVSESVADLSKRLGPADRARLSDYLEDVREIERRIQKVEASNQSGEPRELPGAPVGVPDSFEEHVKLMFDLQAVAFAADTTRIFSFKFSRDVSNRVFPGSGSNAAFHTGSHHLDRDERIADFQKINTYHVGLVPYLLAKLKAIPDQDGNALDNSLIIYGSAMGNSNLHNHKRCPLFFAGHAGGALKGNRHIRAEDGTPMANAMLTALQAIGVDVRQFGDSTGALDLNAVQS; encoded by the coding sequence ATGTTTATTACCCGTCAGCATCTCTCTCGCCGCGCCGTCCTCAAGGGGATGGGCGTCACCGTCGCGCTTCCGTTCCTGGATGCGATGACCCCGGCCGGCACGCTGTTCGCGCAGGCGGCTAAGCGTCCGGTCCGCCTGATCGCCATGGAGATGGTGCACGGCGCCGCCGGCAGCACCACCTACGGCATCAAGCAGAACATGTGGGCGCCGGCGCAGGTGGGGAGCGCCTTCGATTTGAGCCCGACGGCCATGAAGTCGCTCGAGCCGTACCGGGACTACCTGACGATTGTCAGCAATACCGACGCCCGCAACGCCGAGGCGTTTTCCGCGCCGGAGATTGGCGCCGACCACTTCCGCACCGCGGCCGTGTTCCTGACGCAGGCGAAGCCCAAGCAAACGCAGGGCTCCGACGTGTTCGCGGGTACTTCGTTCGACCAGATTTACGCGCAGACCAGCGGTCAGGCGACGCCGATTCCGTCCATGCAGTTGTGCATCGAGAACGTGGACCAGGCCGGTGGCTGCTCCTACAACTACTCGTGCGTCTACACCGACACCATCAGCTGGGCCTCGCCGACCGATCCGCTGCCGATGATTCGCGACCCACGCGCGGTGTTCGATCAGCTGTTCGGCGTTGGCGCCACTCCGGAAGCGCGGCGCGCCCGGCGTAAGGACGATCAGAGCATTCTGGATTGGGTGTCTGAATCGGTGGCCGACCTGAGCAAGCGGCTCGGACCCGCCGATCGCGCGCGGTTGTCCGACTACCTGGAGGACGTGCGCGAGATCGAGCGCCGCATCCAGAAGGTGGAGGCGTCGAACCAGAGCGGCGAACCACGCGAACTGCCCGGCGCACCCGTCGGCGTGCCCGACTCGTTCGAAGAGCACGTCAAGCTGATGTTTGACCTGCAGGCGGTGGCCTTCGCCGCCGACACCACGCGGATCTTCTCGTTCAAGTTCAGCCGCGACGTTTCGAACCGCGTGTTCCCGGGCAGTGGCTCGAACGCCGCCTTCCACACCGGCTCGCACCACCTCGATCGCGACGAGCGGATCGCCGACTTCCAGAAGATCAACACCTATCACGTCGGACTGGTGCCGTACCTGCTCGCGAAGCTGAAGGCGATTCCCGACCAGGACGGCAACGCGCTCGACAACTCGCTCATCATCTACGGCTCGGCGATGGGCAACTCGAACCTGCACAACCACAAGCGTTGCCCGCTGTTCTTCGCCGGCCACGCCGGCGGCGCGCTGAAGGGCAACCGTCACATCCGCGCCGAGGACGGCACGCCGATGGCCAACGCCATGCTCACGGCGCTGCAGGCCATTGGTGTGGACGTCAGGCAATTCGGCGACAGCACCGGCGCCCTCGACTTGAACGCGGTGCAATCGTGA
- a CDS encoding DUF1592 domain-containing protein translates to MKRVLTVPVLVCLVALPLSAQAQAPPTPAIAPVASHSQAIGPVAQAEFVSQYCATCHSERGKAGGLSLAGWDTKQAAVERDVTEKMIHKLRAGMMPPAGAKRPAPAVMTQFVGALESRMDALAAADPNPGWRPFQRLNRAEYAREIKFLLGLDVDVTAFLPADTISDGFDNVADVQTFSPTLMEGYLRAASRIAMLAIGDPESTATQATFKLPKTASQMERVEGAPPGTRGGLSVEHVFPADGEYVFSMDFFAEPLGFLFGNTAPGEQIEVSVDGARAAVFDINPRMSEEKTGLTIKSAPISVKAGPRRVTAAFIQRHEGLINDLIAPIDHTMADTEIGIAFGITTLPHLRSLSIVGPHTVTGVSDTPSRRAVFTCRPTSAADEDVCATQVVRNLATQAFRRPVAEKDLARLMSFYARGRKDKNFEFGVTKALEAILASPQFLLRVEEQPASLPRRSSTSEGGTAASYRLADYELASRLSFFLWGTGPDAELLKVAGRGGLSVPGGMTRQTKRMLASPRADALATRFASQWLRLQDLERVIPDPILYPYSDQTLSLALKKETELFFDSLVREDRSLLELLTADYTFVNERVARHYGIPNVTGPAFRRVTVPDERRGILGHGSVLTLTSIADRTSPVMRGKWVMEVLLGSPPPPPPPNVPALEETKGTADTGRVLSVRERMEQHRSNPACTSCHKVIDPLGLALEPFDATGKWRVKDGGTAVDPSGVLYDGTSINGPAGLRAALLRHQDAVLLSFTRSLMTYALGRRVEPGDMPAVRRIIRAAEAQNYKMSAFINGVIQSSAFQMARTPAAETSTTTMAPASGRQD, encoded by the coding sequence GTGAAACGCGTTCTTACGGTCCCGGTACTCGTCTGCCTTGTTGCATTGCCCCTTTCGGCCCAGGCGCAGGCTCCTCCGACGCCGGCCATTGCGCCCGTGGCGTCCCACAGCCAGGCCATCGGCCCGGTCGCGCAGGCCGAATTCGTGTCGCAGTACTGCGCCACCTGTCACAGCGAACGTGGCAAGGCTGGCGGATTGTCGCTGGCCGGGTGGGACACGAAGCAGGCCGCCGTCGAGCGTGACGTTACCGAGAAGATGATCCACAAGCTGCGCGCTGGCATGATGCCGCCGGCCGGCGCGAAGCGACCCGCCCCCGCGGTGATGACGCAGTTTGTCGGCGCGCTCGAGTCGCGCATGGATGCGCTCGCCGCGGCGGATCCCAATCCCGGCTGGCGCCCATTTCAGCGGCTGAACCGCGCCGAGTATGCGCGCGAGATCAAGTTCCTGCTCGGCCTCGACGTCGACGTCACCGCGTTCCTGCCGGCCGACACGATCAGCGACGGCTTCGACAACGTCGCCGACGTGCAGACGTTCTCGCCAACGTTGATGGAAGGCTACCTGCGCGCGGCCAGTCGCATTGCCATGCTCGCGATCGGCGATCCGGAAAGCACCGCGACGCAGGCCACGTTCAAGCTGCCCAAGACCGCGTCCCAGATGGAGCGCGTCGAGGGCGCGCCGCCGGGCACGCGCGGTGGCCTCTCGGTGGAGCACGTCTTCCCGGCCGACGGCGAGTACGTGTTCAGCATGGACTTCTTCGCCGAGCCGCTCGGGTTCCTGTTCGGCAACACCGCCCCCGGCGAGCAGATCGAGGTGTCGGTCGACGGCGCCCGCGCCGCGGTGTTCGACATCAACCCGCGGATGAGCGAAGAGAAGACCGGGCTGACCATCAAGAGCGCGCCGATCAGCGTCAAGGCCGGTCCCCGTCGTGTCACCGCCGCCTTCATCCAGCGCCACGAGGGCCTGATCAACGACCTGATCGCGCCGATCGATCACACCATGGCCGACACCGAGATCGGCATCGCGTTCGGCATCACCACCTTGCCGCACCTGCGCAGCCTCAGCATCGTCGGGCCGCACACGGTGACGGGGGTGTCCGACACGCCCAGCCGCCGCGCGGTGTTCACGTGCCGGCCCACGTCGGCGGCGGACGAAGACGTGTGTGCGACGCAGGTGGTCCGCAACCTGGCGACCCAGGCATTCCGGCGGCCGGTGGCCGAGAAGGACCTGGCGCGGCTGATGTCGTTCTACGCCCGCGGCCGCAAGGACAAGAACTTCGAGTTCGGCGTCACCAAGGCGCTCGAGGCCATTCTCGCCAGCCCGCAGTTCCTGCTGCGCGTCGAAGAGCAGCCCGCCAGCCTGCCTCGCCGTAGCTCAACGAGCGAAGGCGGGACGGCTGCCAGCTACCGCCTTGCGGATTACGAACTGGCCTCGCGGCTGTCGTTCTTCCTCTGGGGCACCGGGCCCGACGCCGAGCTGTTGAAGGTCGCCGGCCGTGGCGGACTGAGCGTGCCCGGCGGCATGACCAGGCAGACGAAGCGGATGCTGGCGTCGCCGCGGGCCGATGCGCTGGCGACCCGGTTCGCGTCGCAGTGGCTGCGGCTGCAGGATCTCGAGCGCGTGATCCCCGATCCCATCCTCTACCCGTATTCCGACCAGACACTCTCGCTGGCGCTCAAGAAGGAGACCGAGCTCTTCTTCGACAGCCTGGTCCGCGAGGATCGCAGCCTGCTGGAGTTGCTGACGGCCGACTACACCTTCGTCAACGAGCGGGTCGCGCGTCACTACGGCATCCCGAACGTGACTGGCCCGGCCTTCCGCCGCGTGACGGTGCCCGACGAGCGCCGAGGCATCCTCGGCCATGGCAGCGTGCTGACGCTGACCTCGATCGCCGACCGCACCTCACCGGTGATGCGCGGCAAGTGGGTGATGGAGGTGCTGCTCGGTTCACCGCCGCCGCCACCGCCGCCCAACGTGCCGGCCCTCGAAGAAACCAAGGGCACGGCCGATACCGGCCGCGTCCTCTCCGTGCGCGAACGCATGGAGCAGCACCGCAGCAACCCGGCCTGCACCTCGTGCCACAAGGTGATCGATCCGCTGGGCCTGGCGCTGGAGCCGTTCGATGCGACCGGCAAGTGGCGGGTGAAGGATGGCGGCACTGCAGTGGATCCCTCGGGCGTGCTCTACGACGGCACCTCGATCAACGGTCCCGCCGGGCTTCGCGCCGCCTTGCTGCGTCACCAGGACGCGGTCCTCCTGAGCTTCACGCGCAGCCTGATGACCTATGCCCTCGGCCGCCGGGTCGAACCGGGTGACATGCCGGCCGTGCGCAGGATCATCCGCGCCGCCGAGGCGCAGAACTACAAGATGAGTGCCTTCATCAACGGCGTGATCCAGTCGAGCGCGTTCCAGATGGCGCGCACGCCAGCTGCCGAGACTTCAACCACGACGATGGCGCCGGCATCGGGCCGCCAGGACTAA
- the lpdA gene encoding dihydrolipoyl dehydrogenase, translating to MSKHIAVIGAGPGGYAAAFYAADLGLKVTLIDNEKNPGGVCLYRGCIPSKALLHVAKVLDEAKHAKDWGIEFAAPTIDINKVRDYKNRVVEKLTSGTGQVAKFRKVNYIQGWASIVDPKTIKVKKADGGEETVSVDYMIVATGSTPTKIPSLSIDSPRVLDSTTALDLPEIPKTMLVVGGGYIGLELGSVYAALGTKVSVVEMTPGLLPGADRDLVKILAQRIEKIYDKVMLSTKVTSLKAAKDAVTVTFEGEGAPQEATYDYVLFAIGRRPNATIAGLDKTKVKVDAKGFIETDGQRRTAEPTIFAIGDVAGEPMLAHKASHEARVAVEAIEGHKAVFEPAAIPAVVFTDPEIAWAGLTEAEAEKQGIKVDVAKFPWPASGRAIAIDRTDGLTKLLIDPATERILGVGIVGSGAGELIAEGVLAIEMGATASDVKLTIHAHPTLSETVMEAAEMFFGQATHVYKPKRK from the coding sequence ATGTCAAAACATATTGCGGTAATTGGAGCGGGCCCTGGCGGGTACGCGGCGGCGTTCTATGCCGCTGACCTCGGCCTGAAGGTCACCCTGATCGACAACGAGAAGAACCCGGGTGGCGTGTGCCTGTACCGTGGCTGCATTCCGTCCAAGGCCTTGCTGCACGTCGCCAAGGTGTTGGACGAAGCGAAGCATGCCAAAGACTGGGGCATCGAGTTCGCCGCGCCCACGATCGACATCAACAAGGTTCGCGACTACAAGAACCGCGTGGTCGAGAAGCTGACCAGCGGCACCGGCCAGGTGGCCAAGTTCCGTAAGGTCAACTACATCCAGGGCTGGGCCTCGATCGTCGATCCCAAGACGATCAAGGTGAAGAAGGCCGACGGCGGGGAAGAGACCGTCAGCGTTGACTACATGATCGTGGCGACCGGCTCGACGCCCACCAAGATTCCGTCGCTGTCGATCGACTCGCCGCGCGTGCTTGATTCGACTACCGCGCTCGACCTGCCAGAGATCCCGAAGACCATGCTGGTCGTCGGCGGTGGCTATATTGGCCTCGAACTGGGGTCGGTGTACGCAGCGCTTGGGACCAAGGTGTCAGTGGTCGAGATGACCCCGGGCCTGCTGCCCGGCGCCGACCGCGACCTGGTGAAGATCCTGGCGCAGCGCATCGAGAAGATCTACGACAAGGTGATGCTCTCGACCAAGGTCACCTCGCTAAAGGCCGCGAAGGACGCGGTGACCGTGACCTTCGAGGGCGAAGGTGCGCCGCAGGAAGCGACCTACGACTACGTGTTGTTCGCGATCGGCCGGCGTCCCAACGCCACCATCGCCGGCCTCGACAAGACCAAGGTCAAGGTTGACGCCAAGGGCTTCATCGAGACCGACGGCCAGCGCCGCACCGCGGAACCGACGATTTTCGCGATCGGCGACGTGGCGGGCGAGCCGATGCTGGCGCACAAGGCGTCGCACGAAGCGCGGGTTGCCGTGGAAGCGATCGAAGGCCACAAGGCGGTCTTTGAGCCGGCCGCGATTCCCGCCGTGGTGTTCACGGATCCGGAAATTGCGTGGGCGGGCCTGACCGAAGCCGAGGCCGAAAAGCAGGGCATCAAGGTGGACGTCGCCAAGTTCCCGTGGCCGGCTTCGGGGCGCGCGATTGCCATCGATCGCACCGACGGCCTGACCAAGCTCCTGATCGATCCCGCCACCGAACGCATTCTCGGCGTCGGCATTGTCGGCTCAGGCGCCGGCGAGCTGATTGCTGAAGGGGTGCTGGCGATCGAAATGGGCGCGACCGCGTCGGACGTGAAGCTCACCATCCACGCGCATCCGACGCTGTCGGAAACGGTCATGGAAGCGGCCGAGATGTTCTTCGGCCAGGCGACGCACGTTTACAAACCCAAGCGAAAGTAG